Proteins co-encoded in one Campylobacter concisus genomic window:
- the tuf gene encoding elongation factor Tu, translating into MAKEKFSRNKPHVNIGTIGHVDHGKTTLTAAISAVLSRKGLAELKDYDNIDNAPEEKERGITIATSHIEYETEKRHYAHVDCPGHADYVKNMITGAAQMDGAILVVSAADGPMPQTREHILLSRQVGVPYIVVFMNKADMVDDAELLELVEMEIRELLNEYNFPGDDTPIVSGSALKALEEAKAGQDGEWSAKIMELMDAVDSYIPTPVRATDKDLLMPIEDVFSISGRGTVVTGRIEKGVIKVGDTIEIVGIKPTQTTTVTGVEMFRKEMDQGEAGDNVGVLLRGTKKEDVERGMVLCKPKSITPHTKFEGEVYILTKEEGGRHTPFFNNYRPQFYVRTTDVTGSITLPEGTEMVMPGDNVRISVELIAPVALEEGTRFAIREGGRTVGSGVVSKILG; encoded by the coding sequence ATGGCTAAAGAAAAATTTTCACGTAACAAGCCGCACGTAAACATAGGTACTATTGGTCACGTAGATCATGGTAAAACTACATTAACAGCTGCAATATCTGCTGTTCTTTCACGCAAAGGACTTGCTGAGCTAAAAGATTATGATAATATTGATAATGCTCCAGAAGAAAAAGAGCGTGGTATTACAATTGCTACTTCACATATTGAGTACGAGACAGAGAAACGCCACTATGCCCACGTTGACTGCCCTGGTCACGCCGACTATGTAAAAAATATGATTACAGGTGCTGCGCAAATGGATGGAGCTATTCTGGTTGTTTCTGCGGCTGATGGCCCAATGCCACAAACTAGAGAGCATATTTTGTTATCACGTCAAGTTGGTGTTCCATACATTGTTGTTTTCATGAACAAAGCTGATATGGTTGATGATGCTGAGCTACTTGAATTGGTTGAAATGGAAATCCGCGAATTACTTAATGAGTATAATTTTCCAGGCGATGATACACCTATTGTTTCTGGTTCAGCGCTTAAAGCTCTTGAAGAAGCAAAAGCTGGTCAAGATGGTGAATGGTCGGCAAAAATTATGGAATTAATGGATGCAGTTGATAGCTATATTCCAACTCCAGTTCGTGCGACAGATAAAGACCTTCTTATGCCGATTGAAGATGTTTTTTCAATTTCAGGTCGTGGTACAGTTGTAACTGGTAGAATCGAAAAAGGTGTTATTAAGGTTGGTGATACAATTGAAATTGTTGGTATTAAGCCAACTCAAACAACAACAGTTACTGGTGTTGAAATGTTTAGAAAAGAAATGGATCAAGGCGAAGCTGGTGATAATGTTGGTGTTCTACTCCGTGGTACCAAAAAAGAGGATGTTGAGCGTGGTATGGTTCTTTGCAAACCTAAATCAATTACTCCTCATACAAAATTTGAAGGTGAAGTCTATATCTTGACAAAAGAAGAAGGTGGTCGTCATACTCCTTTCTTTAATAACTATAGACCACAATTCTATGTAAGAACAACTGATGTTACTGGTTCAATTACGCTTCCAGAAGGAACAGAGATGGTTATGCCAGGTGATAATGTAAGAATTTCAGTTGAGTTGATTGCTCCAGTAGCACTTGAGGAAGGTACTCGTTTTGCTATCCGTGAAGGTGGTAGAACTGTTGGTTCAGGTGTTGTTTCAAAAATACTTGGTTAA
- the rplA gene encoding 50S ribosomal protein L1, which produces MGKTSKRFQELLKKVEQDKIYNLSEAIDAVKTLASAKFNETVEIALKLNVDPRHADQMVRGSVVLPAGTGKTVRVAVIAKDAKADEAKVAGADIVGADDLVEDIQKGIMNFDVLIATPNLMGLVGKVGRILGPKGLMPNPKTGTVTMDVAQAVNNAKSGQVNFRVDKQGNIHAGLGKVNFTKEQLNENISTFIKAINKHKPATAKGRYVKNASLSLTMSPSIALDTQEVMDLK; this is translated from the coding sequence ATGGGAAAAACTAGTAAGAGATTTCAAGAATTGCTCAAAAAAGTAGAGCAAGATAAAATTTATAACCTTAGTGAGGCTATTGATGCAGTCAAAACTCTAGCTTCTGCTAAATTTAATGAAACAGTTGAGATTGCATTAAAATTAAATGTTGATCCAAGACATGCTGATCAAATGGTTCGTGGTTCAGTAGTTTTACCAGCTGGTACAGGTAAAACTGTAAGAGTTGCTGTTATTGCTAAAGATGCTAAAGCTGATGAGGCTAAAGTAGCTGGCGCTGATATTGTTGGTGCAGATGATTTGGTCGAAGATATTCAAAAAGGTATAATGAATTTTGATGTTCTTATAGCTACTCCAAATCTAATGGGTCTCGTAGGTAAGGTCGGTAGAATTTTAGGACCAAAAGGATTAATGCCAAATCCAAAAACTGGTACAGTAACAATGGATGTTGCACAAGCTGTTAATAATGCAAAAAGTGGTCAAGTAAATTTCCGTGTTGATAAGCAAGGAAATATACATGCAGGTCTTGGTAAAGTTAATTTTACTAAAGAACAATTAAATGAAAATATTTCAACATTTATTAAAGCGATCAATAAACATAAGCCTGCAACCGCAAAGGGTAGATATGTTAAAAATGCTTCGTTGTCTCTGACAATGAGCCCATCTATAGCTCTTGATACCCAAGAAGTTATGGACTTAAAATAA
- the secE gene encoding preprotein translocase subunit SecE: MEKIINYIKLSKLEIMKVIYPTKEQIRNAFFAVFIVVAVVSLFLALVDVIMSFVLSKVI; encoded by the coding sequence ATGGAGAAAATTATAAATTATATTAAGCTTTCTAAATTGGAAATAATGAAGGTTATCTATCCTACAAAAGAACAAATTAGAAATGCTTTTTTTGCAGTTTTTATCGTAGTTGCTGTTGTATCACTTTTTTTAGCCCTTGTCGATGTTATTATGTCCTTTGTTCTATCTAAAGTTATATGA
- the rplJ gene encoding 50S ribosomal protein L10 has protein sequence MTRNEKTEVVAKLESEFKTAEAIVVCDYRGLSVKKLEVLRNSAKEQNVKVQVIKNTLANIALKNSDKVGMELKDTNIYLWSEDQLAVTKVAAKFEESNADLFKIKTAYIDGEVASVDKVKALSKMPSRDELIAMLLQVWNAPIQNFTIGLNALKEKKEQSA, from the coding sequence GTGACACGTAACGAAAAAACTGAAGTTGTTGCAAAATTAGAGAGTGAATTTAAAACTGCTGAAGCTATTGTAGTTTGTGACTATCGTGGCCTTTCAGTAAAGAAACTTGAAGTTTTAAGAAATTCTGCTAAAGAACAAAATGTAAAAGTTCAGGTTATTAAAAATACTCTTGCAAATATTGCTCTTAAAAATTCTGATAAAGTCGGAATGGAACTCAAAGATACAAATATCTATCTTTGGAGCGAAGATCAATTAGCAGTAACTAAAGTAGCCGCAAAATTTGAAGAGTCTAATGCTGATCTTTTCAAAATAAAAACAGCTTATATTGATGGCGAAGTTGCTAGCGTTGATAAAGTTAAAGCTCTATCTAAAATGCCTAGCCGTGATGAGCTTATTGCGATGCTTTTACAAGTTTGGAATGCGCCGATTCAAAATTTCACAATTGGTTTGAATGCGCTTAAAGAGAAAAAAGAACAATCAGCTTAA
- a CDS encoding response regulator transcription factor gives MQVILFTQNSALNNIWRSYFTGNSDVKFIHNRKEFFSHINDDVDIIGIDIDVFKDNIDDVIKNIIEKSPNIKILILSNRPTINEGKHLLTLGIKGYANSHMRKTHFEDAFETIFNGNIWLYQEFVQAMISELTGSYINSESEKVDKKTDLSELSSREREVADLIYQGLTNNEISEKIGITLRTVKAHTSSIYSKLNVKDRIGLVLLMKQLDA, from the coding sequence ATGCAAGTTATTTTATTTACACAAAATAGTGCATTAAACAATATTTGGAGAAGCTATTTTACTGGCAATAGCGATGTGAAATTTATACATAATAGAAAAGAGTTTTTTTCTCATATAAATGATGATGTTGATATTATAGGCATTGATATTGATGTTTTTAAAGATAATATTGATGATGTTATAAAAAATATAATTGAAAAGTCTCCAAATATAAAAATACTCATACTCTCAAATAGGCCAACGATAAACGAAGGCAAGCACCTGCTTACGCTTGGAATCAAGGGCTATGCAAATTCTCACATGAGGAAGACTCACTTTGAAGATGCTTTTGAAACTATTTTTAATGGAAATATATGGCTTTACCAAGAATTTGTTCAGGCAATGATTAGTGAGCTAACCGGCTCATATATTAATAGTGAAAGTGAAAAGGTAGACAAAAAGACCGATCTCTCTGAGCTTAGTTCAAGGGAAAGAGAAGTTGCAGATTTAATCTATCAGGGTCTAACAAATAATGAAATTTCAGAAAAAATAGGTATTACACTAAGAACAGTCAAAGCACATACAAGCTCGATTTATAGTAAGCTAAATGTAAAGGATAGAATAGGGCTTGTGCTTTTGATGAAGCAGCTTGACGCATAA
- the rpoB gene encoding DNA-directed RNA polymerase subunit beta — MLNSLYSGNRLRVDFSNVVKEIDVPNLLQLQKKSFDNFLNLNNNQAESGIEKVFKSIFPIHDPQNRLTLEYVGSEIGKPKYTIRECIERGLTYSVNLKMKIRLIVHEKDDKTGDKVGVKDIKEQEIFIREIPLMTDRISFIINGVERVVVNQLHRSPGVIFKQEESATVANKLIYTAQIIPDRGSWLHFEYDTKDILYVRINKRRKVPVTILFRALGYKKQDIIKLFYPIQNLIIKNNKFLILFNPEDYLGRVEYDIKNEDGEILHQAGKRLTKKKADKLIEDGVKFVEYPVEALIGRYLANPVINTESGEILYDTLSALDENKLTKILAEHESIEIINNSAAGVDDAIINSFIADNDMLKVLKQTEGVDDENDLAAIRIYKVMRPGEPVVKEAAKSFVNDMLFNPERYDLTKVGRMKMNHKLSLDVPEYVTLLTSEDIIKTAKYLIKVKNGQGHIDDRDHLGNRRIRSIGELLASELHLGFVKMQKAIRDKFTSLSNNTEEIMPYDLINPKMITATIMEFFTGGQLSQFMDQTNPLSEVTHKRRLSALGEGGLVKERAGFEVRDVHPTHYGRICPVETPEGQNIGLINTLSTYAKVNDLGFVEAPYKKVVDGKVTDEIVYLTATQEEGNVIAPASTKLDENGHIVEDLIEVRKDGEMMLARREDVALIDLCSGMIAGVAASLIPFLEHDDANRALMGSNMQRQAVPLLRSTAPIVGTGMESVIARDAWESVKAKRSGVVEKVDNKNIFILGEDEAGPYIDHYSLEKNLRTNQNTTFSQHPIVKKGDEIVAGQIIADGPSMEKGELAIGKNALIAFMPWNGYNYEDAIVISEKMIREDAFTSVHIYEKEIEARELKDGVEEITKDIPNVKEEELMHLDESGIVKIGTEIKPGMILVGKVSPKGEVKPTPEERLLRAIFGEKAGHVVNKSLYASASMEGVVVDVKIFTKKGYEKDSRTNKAYEEEKTLLEKEHHDRLLMLDREEMLKVTALLSKNPLASDQEVNKKEYKKGSKINKADLENINRFTLNAIVKSFSKDIQKKYDELKNYFQNEKKKLKEEHDAKIEILEKDDILPSGVVKLVKVYIATKRKLKVGDKMAGRHGNKGIVSNIVREVDMPYLPSGQIVDIVLNPLGVPSRMNIGQILESHLGLVGYRLGEQINEIFETKKGEWIKELRAKMIEIAGVAKLMDAKKALGKMSDEKLLEYAKDWSNGVRFATPIFEGVKADEFAKLFEMAKIDSDGKTELYDGRTGSKIRERVNVGCMYMLKLHHLVDEKVHARSTGPYSLVTQQPVGGKALFGGQRFGEMEVWALEAYGAAHTLREMLTVKSDDVEGRLSAYKALTRGENVPETGIPETFFVLTNELKSLALDVEVYDEDETNETN; from the coding sequence ATGTTAAATAGCTTATACTCAGGAAATCGTCTTAGGGTTGACTTCTCTAATGTCGTTAAGGAGATAGACGTTCCGAACCTACTACAACTACAAAAAAAGAGCTTTGATAATTTTTTAAATCTAAATAACAATCAAGCAGAAAGCGGTATAGAAAAAGTTTTTAAATCAATCTTTCCAATACATGATCCGCAAAATCGTTTGACTTTAGAATATGTTGGCTCAGAAATTGGAAAACCAAAATATACAATCAGAGAGTGTATAGAAAGAGGTCTTACATACTCTGTAAATTTAAAGATGAAAATACGTCTTATTGTTCATGAGAAAGATGATAAGACAGGTGATAAAGTTGGTGTTAAAGATATAAAAGAACAAGAAATTTTTATACGTGAAATTCCACTAATGACTGATAGAATTTCATTTATTATAAATGGTGTTGAGCGTGTTGTTGTAAATCAACTCCATAGAAGTCCAGGTGTTATTTTTAAACAAGAAGAGAGCGCGACTGTTGCAAATAAATTAATTTATACAGCTCAAATAATACCTGATCGTGGCTCTTGGCTACATTTCGAATATGACACAAAAGATATTTTATATGTTAGGATAAATAAACGTAGAAAAGTGCCAGTAACTATATTATTTAGGGCGCTTGGATATAAAAAACAAGACATTATTAAGTTGTTTTATCCAATACAAAATTTAATTATTAAAAATAACAAATTCTTAATTCTTTTTAATCCTGAAGATTATTTGGGAAGAGTTGAATATGATATAAAAAACGAAGATGGAGAAATTCTTCATCAAGCAGGCAAACGTCTAACCAAGAAAAAAGCTGATAAGTTGATTGAAGATGGTGTAAAATTTGTTGAATACCCAGTTGAAGCACTTATTGGTAGATATTTGGCAAATCCTGTAATAAATACAGAGAGTGGAGAAATTTTATATGATACACTATCTGCTCTTGACGAGAATAAACTTACGAAAATCTTAGCTGAACATGAAAGTATTGAGATTATAAATAACTCTGCTGCTGGTGTTGATGATGCGATTATAAATTCTTTTATAGCTGACAACGATATGCTTAAGGTTTTAAAACAAACTGAGGGTGTGGATGATGAAAATGATCTTGCGGCTATTAGAATTTATAAGGTCATGAGACCAGGAGAGCCAGTTGTTAAAGAGGCTGCAAAGAGTTTTGTAAATGATATGCTATTTAACCCTGAGAGATACGATTTAACAAAAGTTGGTCGTATGAAAATGAATCATAAGCTCTCTCTTGATGTGCCAGAATACGTTACTTTACTAACAAGCGAAGATATCATAAAAACTGCGAAATATCTTATAAAAGTTAAAAACGGACAAGGTCACATTGATGACCGAGATCACCTTGGCAACCGCCGTATAAGATCAATCGGTGAGCTACTTGCTAGCGAACTTCACCTCGGTTTTGTAAAGATGCAAAAGGCAATCCGCGACAAATTTACAAGCTTAAGTAATAATACCGAAGAAATTATGCCATACGATCTCATTAACCCAAAAATGATTACTGCAACAATTATGGAATTTTTCACAGGTGGACAGTTAAGCCAGTTTATGGATCAGACAAACCCACTTAGCGAAGTTACTCACAAGCGCCGTCTATCTGCGCTTGGCGAGGGTGGCTTAGTAAAAGAACGTGCTGGATTTGAGGTGCGTGACGTTCACCCAACCCACTACGGTAGAATTTGTCCGGTTGAGACTCCAGAAGGTCAAAATATTGGTCTTATCAATACGCTTTCAACCTATGCAAAAGTGAATGATCTTGGCTTTGTTGAAGCGCCTTACAAAAAAGTTGTAGATGGCAAAGTGACTGATGAGATAGTTTACTTAACCGCAACTCAAGAAGAGGGCAATGTTATAGCTCCGGCATCAACTAAACTTGATGAAAATGGACACATTGTTGAGGACTTGATTGAGGTTAGAAAAGATGGCGAGATGATGCTTGCCCGTAGAGAAGATGTTGCTTTGATCGACCTTTGTTCTGGTATGATAGCTGGTGTTGCGGCTTCACTTATTCCATTCCTAGAGCATGATGATGCTAACCGTGCTCTCATGGGTTCAAACATGCAACGTCAGGCAGTGCCACTACTTCGCTCAACTGCTCCTATTGTTGGAACAGGTATGGAAAGCGTTATTGCAAGAGATGCATGGGAAAGCGTAAAAGCAAAACGTAGTGGTGTGGTTGAAAAGGTTGATAATAAAAATATATTCATTTTAGGCGAAGACGAAGCTGGTCCATATATCGATCATTACTCTTTGGAGAAAAATTTAAGAACAAACCAAAATACGACTTTTTCTCAACATCCGATAGTTAAAAAAGGTGATGAGATCGTTGCTGGTCAAATAATTGCTGACGGTCCAAGTATGGAAAAAGGCGAGCTAGCCATTGGTAAAAACGCACTAATTGCATTTATGCCTTGGAATGGCTACAACTACGAAGACGCAATCGTCATTAGTGAAAAAATGATACGTGAAGATGCCTTTACGAGTGTTCATATCTATGAAAAAGAGATCGAGGCTCGTGAGTTAAAAGACGGCGTTGAGGAGATAACAAAAGATATACCAAACGTCAAAGAAGAGGAGCTTATGCACCTTGATGAGAGTGGTATTGTCAAAATTGGTACAGAGATCAAGCCTGGTATGATCCTTGTTGGTAAAGTATCTCCAAAAGGCGAGGTTAAGCCAACTCCAGAAGAGAGACTATTACGTGCGATCTTTGGTGAAAAGGCTGGTCACGTTGTAAATAAATCGCTCTACGCTTCAGCTTCGATGGAAGGCGTGGTTGTTGATGTTAAAATTTTTACCAAAAAAGGTTATGAAAAAGATAGCAGAACAAATAAAGCTTACGAAGAAGAGAAAACTCTTTTAGAAAAAGAACATCATGATAGACTACTTATGCTAGACCGCGAAGAGATGCTAAAAGTTACAGCACTTCTTTCTAAAAATCCACTAGCAAGCGATCAAGAGGTAAATAAAAAAGAGTATAAGAAGGGCTCAAAGATCAATAAGGCTGATCTTGAAAATATAAATAGGTTTACTCTAAACGCTATCGTTAAAAGCTTTTCAAAAGATATTCAAAAGAAATATGATGAGCTAAAAAATTACTTCCAAAACGAGAAGAAAAAGCTCAAAGAAGAGCACGATGCTAAGATAGAAATTTTAGAAAAAGACGATATTTTACCAAGCGGTGTTGTAAAACTTGTAAAAGTTTACATAGCTACAAAACGCAAACTAAAAGTCGGCGATAAGATGGCTGGACGTCACGGTAATAAAGGTATCGTTTCAAATATAGTTAGAGAAGTCGATATGCCTTATCTCCCAAGCGGTCAGATTGTAGACATCGTGCTAAACCCACTTGGTGTTCCAAGCCGTATGAATATCGGTCAAATTTTAGAGAGCCACCTTGGTCTTGTTGGCTACCGCTTAGGTGAGCAGATCAATGAAATTTTTGAAACTAAAAAAGGCGAGTGGATAAAAGAGCTAAGAGCTAAGATGATAGAGATAGCAGGTGTTGCTAAGCTAATGGACGCTAAAAAAGCTCTTGGTAAGATGAGCGATGAGAAGCTTCTTGAATATGCAAAAGATTGGAGTAATGGCGTAAGATTTGCAACTCCGATTTTTGAAGGCGTTAAGGCTGACGAATTTGCAAAACTATTTGAGATGGCAAAGATAGATAGCGATGGTAAAACTGAGCTATACGATGGACGCACAGGCTCAAAGATAAGAGAACGTGTTAATGTTGGTTGTATGTATATGCTAAAACTTCACCACTTGGTTGATGAAAAAGTTCACGCAAGAAGTACTGGACCATACAGTCTTGTTACACAACAACCAGTTGGAGGTAAGGCGCTATTTGGTGGTCAAAGGTTTGGTGAGATGGAGGTTTGGGCACTTGAGGCTTACGGTGCTGCTCATACACTAAGAGAGATGTTAACTGTAAAATCAGACGATGTTGAGGGAAGACTTTCTGCTTACAAAGCTTTAACAAGAGGCGAAAACGTTCCTGAGACTGGTATCCCTGAGACGTTCTTTGTTCTAACAAACGAGCTAAAATCACTGGCTCTTGATGTAGAAGTATATGATGAGGATGAGACAAATGAAACTAACTAA
- the nusG gene encoding transcription termination/antitermination protein NusG: MSHKWYAIQTYAGSEMAVKRGIENLVKDHGIEDQLKEVIVPTEDVIEIKNGKQKINERTLYPGYAFACLDLDTALWHRIQSLPKVGRFIGEAKKPTPLSEKDINTILEKVQKRAAPKPKIFFEDGESVRITEGPFANFTGIVEEYDMIHGKLRLNVSIFGRSTPVDILYSQVEKII, translated from the coding sequence ATGTCACATAAATGGTATGCTATACAGACTTACGCTGGAAGCGAAATGGCAGTAAAAAGAGGAATTGAAAATTTAGTAAAAGATCATGGAATAGAAGATCAGCTAAAAGAAGTTATAGTTCCTACAGAAGACGTAATTGAAATAAAAAATGGCAAGCAAAAAATCAACGAAAGAACTCTTTATCCAGGTTATGCTTTTGCATGCTTAGACCTTGATACAGCTCTTTGGCACAGGATTCAATCTTTACCAAAAGTTGGACGTTTTATTGGTGAAGCTAAAAAACCTACACCATTATCTGAAAAAGATATTAATACTATTTTGGAAAAAGTTCAAAAAAGAGCTGCGCCAAAACCTAAGATATTCTTTGAGGATGGTGAGAGTGTTCGTATAACAGAAGGTCCTTTTGCTAACTTTACAGGTATTGTTGAAGAATATGACATGATACATGGAAAACTTAGGCTTAATGTTTCTATTTTTGGTAGAAGCACCCCTGTTGATATTTTGTATTCACAAGTTGAGAAGATAATTTAA
- the rplK gene encoding 50S ribosomal protein L11 gives MAKKVIGEIKLQIAATKANPSPPVGPALGQKGVNIMEFCKAFNERTKDMVGFNIPVVITVYADKSFTFITKQPPATDLIKKAAGITKGTDNPLKNKVGKLTKAQVLEIVEKKLVDLNTNDKEQAAKIIAGSARSMGVEVID, from the coding sequence ATGGCTAAAAAAGTTATAGGTGAAATAAAATTACAAATTGCTGCAACAAAAGCAAATCCTAGTCCACCGGTTGGTCCAGCTCTTGGACAAAAAGGTGTTAATATTATGGAATTTTGTAAAGCCTTTAATGAAAGAACAAAAGATATGGTTGGATTTAATATTCCAGTTGTTATAACTGTTTATGCTGATAAAAGTTTTACATTTATTACAAAACAGCCTCCTGCTACAGATCTTATTAAAAAGGCTGCAGGTATAACAAAAGGAACCGATAATCCTTTAAAAAATAAAGTAGGCAAACTAACAAAAGCTCAAGTTCTAGAAATAGTTGAGAAAAAACTTGTTGATTTAAATACAAATGATAAAGAGCAAGCAGCTAAAATTATTGCTGGTTCAGCTCGATCAATGGGTGTCGAAGTAATAGACTAA
- a CDS encoding DUF5416 family protein — protein sequence MGKIAFYDKKFGEYEIEKFQNLQNFYLIKDDHYCDIVNDEIERFKFSDCEIEFLQLVDVASRHKKLFENIKIQDDIVRSIKILIKGYDQSLDKFDFDPGILNLNTPYKYAISQDFFEMTIFLEEKPSVVTKFLSSIDYKIHKNGESRHVEFFINNKKIYERII from the coding sequence ATGGGTAAGATCGCTTTTTATGATAAGAAATTTGGTGAATATGAGATTGAAAAATTTCAAAATTTACAAAATTTCTATCTCATAAAAGATGATCATTATTGCGATATAGTTAATGATGAAATTGAACGATTTAAATTTAGTGATTGTGAAATAGAATTTTTACAATTAGTAGATGTTGCTAGTAGACATAAAAAACTATTTGAAAATATAAAAATTCAAGATGATATAGTAAGAAGCATTAAAATTTTAATAAAAGGCTATGACCAGAGTTTGGATAAATTTGACTTTGATCCTGGAATTTTAAATTTAAATACCCCTTATAAATATGCTATATCACAAGATTTTTTTGAAATGACCATTTTTTTAGAAGAAAAACCTTCTGTGGTTACTAAATTTTTATCATCGATAGATTACAAGATACATAAAAATGGCGAAAGTCGTCACGTAGAATTTTTTATAAATAATAAAAAAATTTATGAAAGAATTATATAA
- the rpmG gene encoding 50S ribosomal protein L33: MRIKIGLKCSESGDINYTTTKNSKTTTDKVELKKYCPRLKKHTIHKEVKLKS, encoded by the coding sequence ATGAGAATTAAAATTGGTTTAAAATGCTCTGAAAGTGGTGATATAAATTATACAACAACTAAAAATAGTAAAACTACTACGGATAAAGTTGAGCTTAAAAAGTATTGCCCAAGATTAAAAAAACATACTATACATAAAGAAGTTAAATTAAAAAGTTAA
- the rplL gene encoding 50S ribosomal protein L7/L12 codes for MAITKEDVLEFISNLSVLELSELVKEFEEKFGVSAAPVMVAGGAVAAGGAAAAAEEKTEFNIVLVDSGDKKINVIKVVRALTGLGLKEAKDAVEGTPSVLKEGVSKDEAEAAKKELEEAGAKVELK; via the coding sequence ATGGCAATTACTAAAGAAGATGTATTAGAGTTTATATCTAATCTTTCTGTACTTGAGCTTAGTGAACTTGTAAAAGAGTTCGAAGAGAAATTTGGTGTTAGCGCTGCTCCTGTAATGGTAGCTGGTGGCGCTGTTGCGGCAGGTGGTGCAGCAGCTGCAGCAGAGGAAAAAACAGAATTTAACATTGTTTTGGTTGATTCTGGTGATAAGAAAATCAACGTTATTAAAGTTGTTAGAGCGCTTACTGGTCTTGGTCTTAAAGAAGCTAAAGATGCAGTTGAGGGAACACCATCTGTTCTTAAAGAAGGCGTTAGCAAAGATGAGGCTGAGGCAGCTAAAAAAGAGCTTGAAGAAGCTGGTGCTAAGGTTGAACTTAAATAA